From the genome of Pelobacter propionicus DSM 2379, one region includes:
- a CDS encoding GspE/PulE/PilB domain-containing protein yields the protein MELRLGELLLRDRLITNTQLEEALESQAGRGIKLGSALFELGYVEENALGRALSAKLGVPFVGRSELSSIPGDLIRDFSRSMAVKYNVMPFKLERNRLGLAMSDPNDFRALEDIAFMTGCVVQPYIAPDVRISDAQARYYRISGGESRYRRLADLRRRNSPPCPGQAAMPEEEQRPRQDEAVEYEDFSCLNEALAGEGSCSETIARPAVPQRTSGKLARAGSTDEVGDLLIEHMGQLFGTGALFQMRGTGAVGWRGVSNGRRIDLIETDDLVLHESSVVRDVAEGRRYSLGPLMDTPENRRILQLLELPGDASLFVLPVVLGNRAVAVLLVSVEMDDPMACLAELRTLAHEAERALAMLIIRKKGMSQ from the coding sequence ATGGAATTACGACTGGGAGAGCTGTTACTCCGCGATCGGCTGATCACGAACACCCAACTGGAAGAGGCGCTGGAGAGCCAGGCTGGCCGTGGCATCAAGCTGGGCAGCGCCCTGTTTGAACTGGGCTATGTGGAGGAAAACGCTCTCGGCCGTGCCTTAAGCGCCAAGCTGGGGGTCCCCTTTGTCGGCCGTTCCGAGCTGTCATCGATTCCCGGAGATCTTATTCGCGATTTTTCCCGCTCCATGGCGGTAAAGTACAACGTCATGCCCTTCAAGCTGGAACGAAACCGCCTGGGGCTGGCCATGAGCGACCCGAACGATTTCAGGGCACTGGAAGACATAGCCTTTATGACCGGATGCGTGGTGCAGCCCTACATCGCTCCCGATGTTCGCATTTCAGATGCCCAGGCCAGATACTACCGGATCAGCGGCGGCGAGTCGCGTTACCGCCGGCTTGCGGACCTGAGGCGCAGGAACTCCCCTCCCTGTCCGGGGCAAGCGGCCATGCCGGAAGAGGAACAGCGCCCCAGGCAGGACGAGGCGGTTGAGTATGAGGATTTTTCCTGCCTGAACGAGGCTCTGGCAGGCGAAGGGAGCTGCTCGGAAACGATCGCACGACCGGCTGTTCCGCAACGCACCTCCGGAAAACTGGCTCGGGCGGGTTCCACCGATGAGGTGGGTGATCTGCTGATCGAGCACATGGGCCAACTATTTGGCACGGGCGCGCTGTTTCAGATGCGGGGAACCGGTGCCGTTGGGTGGCGCGGAGTGAGCAATGGCAGAAGGATCGACCTGATTGAGACCGATGACCTGGTTCTGCACGAGTCATCGGTAGTGCGGGATGTGGCCGAAGGGAGGAGATACTCCCTGGGTCCCCTGATGGATACGCCGGAGAACCGGCGGATCCTCCAGCTGCTGGAGCTGCCCGGGGATGCGTCCCTGTTTGTGCTCCCGGTGGTCTTGGGCAACAGGGCGGTGGCGGTGCTGCTGGTTTCGGTTGAGATGGATGATCCGATGGCCTGTCTTGCTGAACTGCGCACCCTGGCCCATGAGGCTGAACGGGCGCTGGCTATGCTGATCATCAGGAAGAAGGGAATGTCGCAGTAA
- a CDS encoding glycosyltransferase: MNHPYLSIVVAVRDDEYNLTPFMERLYPVLQGMGKAFEIIFSDDGSRDRSAQILRGMAKEYPGVKIIELNGSFGGQTAFLAGFGKARGVVVVTLAADLSDPPEEIPRLVAEMERGRDLVGIVSQKRQDRALRRVATRLLSLAGTALTGMRMSDPGCTLRAYHRDIVATINRCRETTTSIPVLAYSFCSNPAEVRGLHAERGSGEGNVPLSALLRGTGDQITSCSIMPLRLFTRLGLATTFFAALLTLLLLIWRFLVGAGLEWSLLLFAILLFFAGIIILGIGVVGEYVGKIYQEVRHRPRFVIRSSHGFTDD; this comes from the coding sequence ATGAATCATCCCTATCTGAGCATCGTTGTTGCGGTTCGCGATGATGAATACAATCTGACCCCCTTCATGGAGCGGCTCTACCCGGTTTTGCAGGGTATGGGCAAGGCGTTTGAGATCATTTTCTCCGATGACGGTTCCCGCGACCGCTCGGCCCAGATTCTCCGTGGTATGGCGAAGGAGTATCCCGGTGTCAAGATCATCGAACTTAACGGTAGCTTCGGCGGCCAGACGGCCTTCCTGGCCGGCTTCGGAAAAGCCAGGGGGGTGGTCGTTGTCACGCTGGCTGCCGATTTGAGCGACCCGCCGGAAGAGATTCCGCGGCTTGTGGCCGAGATGGAACGGGGGCGCGACCTGGTCGGGATCGTGAGCCAGAAGCGCCAGGACCGCGCTCTCCGTCGGGTGGCGACGCGGCTGCTCAGCCTGGCCGGCACCGCCCTGACCGGCATGCGCATGAGCGATCCCGGCTGCACGCTGCGGGCCTACCATCGGGATATCGTAGCCACCATCAACCGCTGCCGGGAGACCACCACCAGTATTCCGGTCCTGGCCTACTCCTTCTGCTCGAACCCGGCGGAGGTTCGTGGCCTTCACGCCGAACGCGGCAGCGGTGAGGGGAACGTTCCGCTCTCCGCTCTGCTGCGCGGAACTGGCGACCAGATCACCTCCTGCTCGATCATGCCGCTGCGCCTGTTCACCCGCCTCGGCCTGGCCACCACGTTCTTCGCTGCCCTGCTCACGCTGCTTCTTTTGATCTGGCGCTTCCTTGTGGGCGCCGGGCTGGAGTGGAGCCTGCTTCTGTTCGCGATCCTGCTCTTCTTTGCCGGCATCATCATCCTGGGGATCGGAGTCGTGGGCGAATATGTGGGCAAGATCTACCAGGAAGTGCGCCATCGGCCGCGCTTCGTGATCAGAAGCAGCCATGGTTTCACGGATGACTAG
- a CDS encoding ribonuclease D, translating to MTSLEQRAGACEMITDGGRLAEVAGSINSEREVAVDLEMDSLHHYREKVCLIQISTRTESWLIDPLALKDLSPLAAPLGNRDILIVMHGADYDIRSLHRDHGIEVTNLFDTMIASRLLGITEFGLAALLKARFGIELNKKYQKADWSKRPLSPEMRAYAVADTADLLRLYDMLRDELLEKGRLAWLEEECRLVCQARVSEKEGPLFLACKGAGKLRGRALAVLEELLQLRDSQARELDRPPFKVISGDTLLEIAEKKPRSLAELSFIKGMTPGQIQRLGERVLSAVADALVLPEERLPRFPRLQREEPVDGTKERIKCLKSWRQGESRRLGLEPGVIAPNWLLEGIADANPASIAALDGIAGMRDWQKGLYGQELLTELSAG from the coding sequence TTGACATCACTGGAACAGCGGGCGGGGGCCTGCGAAATGATAACCGACGGAGGGAGGCTGGCCGAAGTGGCCGGCAGTATCAATTCCGAACGAGAAGTTGCCGTGGATCTGGAGATGGATTCGCTGCACCACTACCGCGAAAAAGTCTGTCTGATACAGATATCAACCAGAACCGAGAGCTGGCTGATCGACCCCCTGGCACTGAAGGATCTGTCGCCGCTGGCCGCTCCGCTGGGCAACCGGGACATACTGATCGTCATGCACGGTGCCGACTATGACATCCGCTCGCTGCACCGCGATCATGGCATCGAAGTGACGAACCTGTTCGACACCATGATCGCTTCGCGCCTGCTGGGTATCACCGAATTCGGTCTGGCCGCGCTGCTCAAGGCTCGTTTCGGCATCGAACTGAACAAGAAATACCAGAAGGCAGACTGGAGCAAGCGCCCGCTCTCCCCCGAGATGCGCGCCTATGCCGTTGCCGATACCGCCGACCTTTTGCGCCTGTACGACATGCTGCGGGACGAACTGCTGGAGAAGGGGCGCCTGGCCTGGCTGGAGGAGGAGTGCCGCCTGGTCTGCCAGGCCAGGGTCAGCGAGAAAGAGGGTCCGCTGTTTCTCGCCTGCAAGGGAGCCGGCAAGCTGCGGGGACGGGCGCTCGCGGTGCTGGAAGAACTCCTGCAGCTGCGCGACAGCCAGGCGCGGGAACTGGACCGCCCGCCTTTCAAGGTCATCTCGGGCGATACGCTGCTGGAAATAGCAGAAAAGAAACCCCGCTCCCTGGCCGAACTGTCGTTCATCAAGGGCATGACCCCCGGGCAGATCCAGCGTCTTGGCGAAAGGGTTCTGTCAGCCGTGGCCGACGCCCTGGTACTGCCCGAGGAACGGTTGCCCCGTTTTCCCCGTTTGCAGCGCGAGGAGCCTGTCGACGGAACAAAGGAACGCATCAAGTGCCTCAAATCCTGGCGCCAGGGGGAGAGCCGCAGGCTGGGGCTCGAGCCGGGGGTGATAGCTCCCAACTGGCTATTGGAGGGGATCGCCGATGCCAATCCCGCCAGTATCGCTGCACTGGACGGCATCGCCGGCATGCGCGACTGGCAGAAGGGGCTGTATGGTCAGGAGTTGCTGACTGAACTGTCGGCGGGCTGA
- the mqnC gene encoding cyclic dehypoxanthinyl futalosine synthase produces MTQTSTHEIPATHHRLERDEALQLLKHADLLALGREADGIRRRYHPENRVTFVVDRNVNYTNICESRCSFCAFYRDAAAKDAYVLTPDEIFTKITELVELEGTQLLMQGGLNPSLTIDYFEELFREIGTRFPSVQNHSLSPAEITCIARVSGLTIDTALERLHRAGLDSIPGGGAEILVDEVRGAISPNKIGWRQWSRVMLKAARLGMPTTATMMFGCGERLEDIVEHLFRVRELQDDGGSFTAFIPWTYQPGNTELGGETATGVEYLKVLALSRIVLDNIPNIQASWVTQGAKLAQVSLSFGANDLGGTMLEENVVAAAGCRFRMSRDQMVALIAGAGFKAAQRTTTYKILREFSV; encoded by the coding sequence ATGACACAAACCAGCACCCATGAAATACCAGCCACACACCACCGTCTGGAGCGGGACGAAGCGCTCCAACTCCTGAAACATGCCGATCTGCTGGCGTTGGGCAGGGAGGCGGATGGAATACGACGGCGCTATCATCCTGAAAACAGGGTTACCTTTGTCGTTGACCGCAATGTTAACTACACCAACATCTGCGAATCCCGCTGCTCGTTCTGCGCATTCTACCGGGACGCCGCTGCTAAAGACGCCTACGTTCTGACGCCGGACGAGATCTTCACCAAGATAACTGAACTGGTTGAGCTGGAAGGCACCCAACTGCTTATGCAGGGGGGGCTCAATCCTTCCCTCACCATCGATTACTTCGAGGAGCTGTTCCGCGAGATCGGCACGCGCTTTCCCTCGGTGCAGAACCACTCGCTCTCACCTGCCGAAATCACCTGCATAGCAAGGGTTTCCGGACTGACCATCGATACCGCGCTCGAACGGCTGCATCGTGCCGGGCTTGATTCCATCCCGGGGGGGGGCGCCGAGATCCTGGTGGATGAGGTGCGCGGCGCTATATCCCCCAACAAGATCGGCTGGCGCCAGTGGAGCAGGGTGATGCTCAAGGCGGCCAGGCTGGGCATGCCCACCACGGCCACCATGATGTTCGGCTGCGGAGAGCGGCTGGAAGACATCGTGGAGCATCTGTTCCGCGTGCGCGAACTGCAGGATGACGGCGGATCGTTCACCGCCTTTATCCCCTGGACCTACCAGCCCGGTAACACCGAGCTGGGGGGCGAAACCGCTACCGGAGTCGAATACCTGAAGGTCCTGGCTCTGTCGCGGATCGTGCTGGACAACATCCCCAACATCCAGGCCAGTTGGGTCACCCAGGGGGCCAAGCTGGCGCAGGTTTCGCTCTCCTTTGGCGCAAACGATCTGGGGGGCACCATGCTGGAGGAAAACGTCGTGGCAGCCGCCGGATGCCGCTTCCGCATGTCCCGCGACCAGATGGTGGCCCTGATCGCCGGGGCGGGATTCAAGGCCGCCCAACGCACGACAACGTACAAAATACTGAGGGAGTTTAGCGTTTGA